In Planctomycetota bacterium, the genomic window TTCCAGCACGTGATCGGCGGGGACAAGCATGGCGGATCGCTCCCGTCTCTGCACCTCTGGGGGCGTTTCCCCCCTGCCGCGCTACTGCCGCACGACGGTCGTCTTGCTCTCGGTCCAAGGGTTGCCACTGAGCGCCCCGATGATGCAGAAGAAGTGAAGGATCAGCCCGGGGAGGATGAGGGCGGCGTAACCCATCGTCACGAGGAAGAACCACACGATGCCGTTGATCACCTGGCCCTTATAGATCTGGCCGAGGCCCGGGATGAAGAACGTCAGGACGGCGGCCACCCCCGGGCTCCATCGTTGCACCGGCATCTGGTTGATGATCGTGACGCTTCCCCCCGACGGTACCGCGACCGGGCTGGCGGCCGGCGTCGGCTCGGCAGCAGCCGGCTTCACGGTTGGTAACGGCTCAGCCTCGCGATCCGCTGGCTTGGGTCCCTCGAAGCGGTCGGGGAGCTTGCGGCGGCGGGCGAGAGCCGAGCGGCTGTTGCCGATGGCTTCCTGGAACAGCTGAGCGAACTCGACCGACAGCCCGGCGATCACGAGGACCATTCCGGCGACGGTGAACGCCAGCGAGAACGACGTGTGGGCGATGATCGTGAACGCCAATCCCAGCAGCGTGATGAACGCACCGAACGCGGCGACGAGATGCCGGGGAGCGATGTTGTCCCAGTC contains:
- a CDS encoding DUF4339 domain-containing protein, whose amino-acid sequence is MVGLGLRVPHRSNARFWPENGSRPTSHPAWIFPKSGPRLSTSSASLSRSGSSFPGPGDATMDGDWHYARNGSRYGPVPRERLKKLVTDGWLQPDDLVWTAGMKQWVRAGDQDWLFGPRLPRQLHEVLSPLAVGQPTPKPKSSPSKKPNPAPASPLIDWDNIAPRHLVAAFGAFITLLGLAFTIIAHTSFSLAFTVAGMVLVIAGLSVEFAQLFQEAIGNSRSALARRRKLPDRFEGPKPADREAEPLPTVKPAAAEPTPAASPVAVPSGGSVTIINQMPVQRWSPGVAAVLTFFIPGLGQIYKGQVINGIVWFFLVTMGYAALILPGLILHFFCIIGALSGNPWTESKTTVVRQ